AACATagagaatatctttttttttttttttatacatacagcAACCAGAAAGAAAGCTTATCTGaaggtttgtgtttgtttcatgATCTGTGTTTACCGTAAACAAAAATAAGGTCCCCtcttttacttttgctttaaggAGCTTTTAAAGTGAAGATTCATATTGTAGCAACTCATATAAGAGAGGTCCATCTCTATACCTAATACCTACAGCTGTGGGGGTGACATACTGGAGGATGTTGATAGTTCTTCTTAACCTCCTGTCTACAAAATGAGCATCCCATGCAGGGTATCTTTTTCTTGGGATGTCAATCTTAATGAGAGGCCCCTCGGGGGGGTAGGGTCGCCCAGATGGAGTAGGTGGTACCATTGCTCTCACCTGGAAAACGGGCAAGCAAGTGTCAGCTGTGAGTTCCTCCTGTTGCTCCGTGACCGCTCTGGTGGGCGTAGCCTGGGCCCCCCGGtacccaggggtttggggtgccATGGGCTCAACATCGGGGGGCAAAGGAATGCCCCAGAGCAGCTCGGCGCAACAGGAGCTGGCAAAGATCTTAGCTCTTGGCCCCATGGGATGCAGCACACCATAATATAACAGCATCAAAGCTATCCCAGCAGCAAAGCTAAGAAAGACACAACACAGTGCTGGCACGGCATATGAGTCAGTAGTTTCAGGATCTCTGTAAAAATACCAAAGGAGCGTCAAGGCAGCGTTCTCTGTCAGGACTACCGTGTAATACGCAAACATTCTGTATCGAGTCCGCCCTTCCTTGAcattaaaccagcagaaaatgtaCACAATCCCTACCACCATGTTGAAGAGGATCTCCTCCCACTTAGACATGCAGAAATCTGTCCCACCATGGATGATCCAGAAAGCCATGGCACACCAATGGACCACTACAAAGATCCCAAAGTAGAGCTGGAAGATGGAAgcaaagagagcaaaagaaataaCTCGGGATGAGATGGTGAAGAGGCGCCAGAAGACATGGATGAGGGCCCCTCTGTAGCTCATACTCTTCTTGTCGTCCCTAGAGTCCCGAAGAAGCTTGTGATAGGAGGCTAGCACCCAAGCCAGGGACATCAGGGAGGCCACAGAGGACACACCTGCCGGAAGACACACAGATCCACTGAGTTAGACAGGAGGTTTGGTTGAAAACATCATCTGCTCACTAAATTATTGCATCTGGGGCAGTCTCAGTAGCCCAAAGGTTCAACTCACGTCTGGTTGTCCTTACAGTCTAGAGgagacaaatacagaaatatcagCGTGGGAATTGGAAATTATGCTGTATGCAGGAGTTCTGTGACACAGCACATTATGCTTGTATTTCTGAGCTGTTGGCTCTGCCAcctcaccccagctctgctcttcttaCAGGGAACAGCCTCTGTCCTCTCCTGATTAGATCCACATTTGAGAATTTGAAATCCAGATCCCATCTAAATGCTGCAGCCCAAGCATGAAGGTTACTTTCTGTAGAAAGGGGTCCATCTCGCAGTGCACCATAGCAAGAGCAGGACATCTATGTTCCTTGCCACTGCATGGATCTTTTTTACTCTAAAACACTTTCATACAAGCAACATTCATATTGACTTGTACTTGATTCTGCCTTCATCAGGAATCCCCGTTTACATTCGCCTTTGGGAAAATAGGCAGTTGGTCAGGTTTTTTGTCAGCCTGTGGTCCCATGGAGATGAATATAGAAATATAGGGAACATCAAGACTCATCAATACCCTCCAAACGGTCCCAAAACAAAGACTCTGATCCCTTCAGCAACTCCCCTGCCCTATTTCCGGGATGGACTGAAGACCTATATTGGAGGTATCTTAtctccagctctgtctcctggatggaccaCAGATCCAAGTTGCAGTCatgtctccagccctgtctccagCCCTATCTCATTCTGCTCCTGATGGGACCCCCCTGAAGAGACCTTGGATGTGGTCTATCCCCTTGCCTTGCCTGGGACTGTTGAGGGAGCCATTACCAGCACGCAGCTCTGCCTAGTGCGCTCAGACCCTGCGGCACTGCTCCCATCAGCGAGGGCATTGCCTGCTGGGCTTACCCTTGGTTCCCAACTCATCCCCCTGCACCCTGGCATGGGGCGGGCAACCCATGATATTCCAAAGGGGCCTGATCTTATTCCCCATCACAACAAACACTTAAACTATTTATTTGCTCCAATGGATAAAATAGTGCCCCGTCACACTTcaggagcttttaaaaatacaataccATTGATTATCGCAAGGGTAAATTGAACAACTCATTGAGCAAAGCAGCATAGTAAAAATTAATTGACAGattcctgggaaaagaaaaggccACTGGCATCTCATTCCTTTGCTCCCGCTGCTGCTCACTGGACAACTGCTCTGCAGGTGAGGGAGCAGATGAGGGGCTAAGAACCACGTTTGGGAAACGAAATAATTTGGTAGCTATACTGATTGGGCCTTTGCCAAAGATTTCTCTGGGAGCATCACCTATAAAATCTAGCGGAAAAATGCTAACGGtttcaagcaaaacaaacaataacaaaCGCCCCTCCATCTCTGATGTGTAACGTACTGCAAAACAAGTCCAGCTCTATTTTGGTTTTACTACTTTAAGAAAACCCAAGGAGcagcttgctgcagctgctcagggttaaaaagctaaaatatctgaaaaccctaaatttcttcttctcctgttttccttgcaCTTTTCCCTCTGCCCACAAGGACCTGGCTCCCACGGGGGATGGCAGGAAGATCCACTGGCTCTTCAGACCTCACTCTAGAGactttatcttcttctttttGAGGAGCCCACCCCACAGTGCCGTGGGATTAgatttcccccccctccagccTAGCTACACCTGGAGGAGAGGTGCTGGAGAATGTGGCCAGGAAGGATGGCAGACCTCCATCTCTGCCCCTCACTGAAATTCTCCCAGCCTGCAGGTCCACCAAAACTACACCTTTTCACCAGCTCGCAAGTCGCTCTTTGAATACCTTGCCTTTGGGCTCACACGTGCATTAGCATTTcagactgaattttaaaaaacaacacaccacaaACCAGTAAGCTCAGTGGCCTTATCAACGAGGGAAGCTTTAGGCCACCATCTTGAAGAAAACCACAATTTTCCCCAAGTTCTAAGTCCTCAATAAGAAACACTTGCATATAGGACCTGGGGACTCTAATAGATGGAAACTTCTGAAAGTTAATAGCCTCAGCCCCAAACAGATGTagattagatttatttttaacctatCAGGTGTGTTACATTTTTGGTAGACATAATTACCAGTTTTGGAAGGCTGAACAATGCCACACAATTCTTAAGGTAAGTGCTGCTATGTATGTATAAGTACAGCTTGTTGCAGTATCTTCTAGCTATCCAGTTTAAAAATTCTCCGTGATTAGCAGGCAAAAAAATGTCATGTATTGCCTTAGTTTAGTGCTGTTATGCTGGAAACTTGTACAGCATTAGATGTACCTGTATACTGAAACTCAAGCAGCGCGAACCCACAAGAGACAGATGTGTCACACTGgcttaaaaatgtttctcttggGTTCATTTATTCTAGAatagagagaggaagaaaatacaccAGAAACAAAAACCCAGTATACACATAAAGGCTTTTCCCACCGTAATGTTTTCAGTGCAGAAACCTACACTAATCACAGTCTTCGCTGTAAATTACACAGAGCCGGGCGAGAGTATGTGTGTTGAGTCACTCATACTGCACGATACCTTGCCTGCTGATAGTCATCTGAACCTCTCCTCGAGTCAACAGAGAGGCAGACACCCCCAGAAAGTGATTCACCCTGTCCTAAGATCCATGTGTGGGACAAGGGGGGTTGACTCATGCTCCCAAAGTGTCTGTCTCCATCCCTTGACAGGGGAGTGTGGGGACTTGCGATCACCAGCAGTCAGGCGGGATGAGTCCTACCCTTACAAAACAGTTCGTTGCCTCCTCATTTGCACTAAGATCTGAGGGGGGGGGAATGAAGTATCTCTAGACATTTTGACATATTCCTGCCACTGTTTAAAAACTCATGACTCTGCTGAATGAGAATTTTGGCATGCTAGTGATGAGCAGGATCTGGACCTGGGTGTAAGGAGGGTGCGTTCAGTAGGTGGACATCAAGAGGAACTATGGAGCAATATAAAGACTTCTCCAGTACTTCTTACTGTGTTGCCACAGAAATTATTCCCTATTTCATACAGACCTAAATGAGAAAGCACACCTTGGCTTTCATCATCTTGACCATGAGTTTCTCATTCCCATCTTTCCCTGTTACCTCTAGCCTGTGACATCTTCATGCAATGTACAGTTCTCACAGACTGTGGGATAAactgttcctttcttttccacttctccAGGCCTTATTTCTAAGTAACTAGAGAGGTCTCTCCAATTATAACTAGAACAAAAAGTCCTGGCAAGTTGGATCacatgggaattatttttttattttgattttgacttTTGCACATGGTGACTGACGCACCTTCATCTAGCATGAGTGGGTTTCAACTCCCTTCCAAGGATTGTTTATCAAAGGGTTGGGGTTGGTTTAAAACTGAAGTCACTTCAAAAAACCCACTCCCACTCCTCCCACTCTGTGCTTAGTCTTGGGAGAGGAAAATACCCGCCATGCACTGCCACATCTCTGTGGGCATTCTCAAGCCAGGAGGACATCACCTACCATGGGGCTGGAAGCCCTGTGGCTGCGTCTGTGGGATCTG
The Mycteria americana isolate JAX WOST 10 ecotype Jacksonville Zoo and Gardens chromosome 3, USCA_MyAme_1.0, whole genome shotgun sequence genome window above contains:
- the LOC142407937 gene encoding XK-related protein 6, translated to MMYEYADVNMLRLLETFLESAPQLVLQLCIMIQKNRAETLPCVSSVASLMSLAWVLASYHKLLRDSRDDKKSMSYRGALIHVFWRLFTISSRVISFALFASIFQLYFGIFVVVHWCAMAFWIIHGGTDFCMSKWEEILFNMVVGIVYIFCWFNVKEGRTRYRMFAYYTVVLTENAALTLLWYFYRDPETTDSYAVPALCCVFLSFAAGIALMLLYYGVLHPMGPRAKIFASSCCAELLWGIPLPPDVEPMAPQTPGYRGAQATPTRAVTEQQEELTADTCLPVFQVRAMVPPTPSGRPYPPEGPLIKIDIPRKRYPAWDAHFVDRRLRRTINILQYVTPTAVGIRYRDGPLLYELLQYESSL